From the genome of Desulfotignum phosphitoxidans DSM 13687, one region includes:
- a CDS encoding PAS domain S-box protein → MNKKDMIQEKFDELRREAEALMMEKGFESQSVVDRDPLELIQELQTYQVELELQNEELQRSQQELMEFKTRYTELYDFTPVGYVCLDKKGVIRNANLTLADMLSLERSSLIDQPLTRHVFFEDQDICYGHLKDLAESTQRQICELRMKKSDGTLVDVQLESTVFPYQSWRPEQFRTVIIDITERKQMEKEQDALRGQLYQSHKMESIRTIAGGIAHDFNNILFIIIGNIDMAVEETKDWHPVYPKLERIRAAAERAAGIVKLLLNFSRTSDKKQTPVDLIDVIKDSLVLSADSKNDGKYCKNGPEK, encoded by the coding sequence ATGAACAAAAAAGACATGATCCAGGAAAAATTTGATGAATTGCGTCGAGAGGCGGAAGCGTTGATGATGGAAAAAGGGTTTGAAAGCCAGTCCGTGGTCGACCGTGATCCCCTTGAACTGATTCAAGAACTCCAGACCTATCAGGTTGAGCTGGAACTGCAAAATGAGGAGTTGCAGCGCTCCCAGCAGGAACTCATGGAATTTAAAACGCGGTATACGGAACTGTATGATTTTACCCCTGTGGGCTATGTCTGCCTGGATAAAAAAGGTGTGATCCGCAATGCCAACCTGACTTTGGCCGACATGCTGTCATTGGAAAGAAGTTCGCTGATCGACCAGCCTTTGACCCGTCATGTTTTTTTCGAAGACCAGGATATCTGTTACGGGCATCTGAAAGATCTGGCCGAGTCAACACAGCGGCAGATATGTGAACTGCGCATGAAAAAATCAGACGGCACCCTTGTGGATGTGCAGCTGGAAAGCACGGTGTTTCCCTATCAAAGCTGGAGGCCGGAACAATTCAGGACCGTGATCATTGACATCACTGAGCGCAAACAGATGGAAAAGGAACAAGACGCGTTACGGGGACAGCTTTATCAGAGTCATAAGATGGAGTCCATCCGGACCATTGCCGGCGGGATTGCCCATGATTTCAACAATATCCTGTTCATTATCATCGGGAATATTGACATGGCCGTTGAAGAAACCAAAGACTGGCATCCGGTCTATCCCAAACTTGAAAGAATCCGGGCCGCTGCCGAGCGGGCCGCAGGAATTGTCAAGCTGCTCTTGAACTTCAGCCGGACCTCGGACAAAAAACAAACCCCCGTGGATTTGATCGATGTGATCAAAGATTCGCTTGTTTTGAGTGCAGACTCAAAAAATGATGGAAAATATTGCAAAAATGGTCCAGAAAAGTGA